cgtttacagcgtttaccagacgcccttatccagagcgacttacagtcagtagttacagggacagtccccccctggagacactcagggttaagtgtcttgctcagggacacgatggtagtaagtgggatttgaacctgggtcttctggttcataggcgagcgtgttacccgctaggctgctaccaaCCACTCTCTCGCCGTCGTATTGCGCTGCCACGGCCTTGCTGCTGTTCCTTTCTCTTTCGttctttccttcctttcttttttttttttttttaaatgaaagatgGTAGACCACCGTCGCGACCCATGACTTAATGCTTTGCGTCTGGCAGTTTTGAAAGTGGGTCTTGCCGTGCAAACGAACAACGTCCCGTGTCAAATTCAatgtacagtccaggccaaaagtttggacacaccttctcattcaacgtgttttctttattttcatgaccatttacgttggtagattctcactgaaggcatcaaaactatgaatgaacacatgtggagttctgtacctAACGAAAAactgtgaaataagtgaaaacatgttttatattctagtttctttgctctgattactgctttgcacactcttggcattctctcgatgagcttcaagaggtcgtcaaatggttctccaacagtctttaaggagttcccagaggtgtttagaacttgttgggttccagctcaccccaaaccatctggattgggttcaggtccggtgacttatggaggtcaggtctccactttttgttaagtacgtaactccacatatgatcattcatagtttgatgccttcagtgagaatctaccaacgtaaatggtcatgaaaataaagaaaacacgttgaatgagaaggtgtgtcaacttttgtcctgtactgtaactGTTCATAATAGCAGGGCAAAAGCGTGCAAAGCAATGCGCTGCCTTCATGAAGGTGTCATTTTTTTCGGTGTCACGAAGTCTGGCCATGGAGCCCCTTGTTGTGGACGACGACATCTGCATCCTGAAGCATGAGACGGCGTACGGCGCGGCGGAGAGTCCCGTGTCCGTGTGTGCCGGCGACGAGTCGGTGGCCTCTCACTTCGCCCTGGTCACTGCATACGAGGACATCAAAAAGCGCCTGAGAGACACAGAGCGAGAGAACATGCTGCTCAGGAAGAGAGTCAAGCAGCTGGAAGATAAGGTCAGTGTGGGCCTTTCACGCCGTCCCAGTAAGCCGATCGTAAAGATTCAATTGATAGCGCGCACGTCTCGCAAATCAATCTTTCTTTATTGTGAGAGCAAAGGTGAATTCGAGACGTTTATTACAGcgctgtttctgtttctggCTGCAGCTGTTCAGGCATGAGGCCCCGCCTTCAGAAGGGCCACAGTACGTGAATAAAGCGTTCAGTGCATACAGAGGAATTTACATTGAAAAGGAGGACTTGCAGATGGAGCTGAACAAGGTGGTACGTAATTGGATGTTAATTGAATGTACAGTAGGAGGGGGGCGGTGGCCGCCTAGCGGGTagggaagcggactcgtaaccaaagggcTGCGTGTTCAAATCcaagtccccacacgctgctccccgggcgcctgtcatggctgcccacctctcaccaagggtgatggttaaaatcagaggacacgtttaacccccacacacccacaaccttttatttcaggatgTAGGGTTTGGCACTacataaaaatgtagaaatttgTACTAAATATCAGAGAAATGCATGGGCTGTCTACAGCGGGGCACTGGTAGCCTAGCTTTTAAGGACCATCAGCTTCACAGCTGACTCCACATGACctttacggggcagtggtggcctagccggcaAGGAAGGATctccaaaccgccaaggtgccactgagcaaagcaacgtcaacacacactgctccccgggcgcctgtcatggctgcccactgctcaccaagggtgatgggttaaaggcagaggacacatttcgtcgtgtcaccgcatgctgtgtatcacaatgacaatcacttcactttcacatcggATGAGTCCTTTTAGAGCTGAAAAATGTGATGTAATTTAATGCACCCGCGGTTTTATCTGTGTACCCTaacagaagaaggaaaaaagcgAGTCAGAAAAACACCTGAATGAACAGCTGCAGACCAAAGAGCTCGAGATTCTGCAGCTGAGGTCAGAACTGGAGACCAGTCAAGGTACCACCAGAGCCTTACAGGAAAATCAACAACTTAACATAATGTTATGTTGATAAAATCAACATAATTCATGTCTTTTTCTGAATTTATACTTGTGTGAAAGAATGGAACGTCGCTCGAATACTTGGACATATATTTGACAGTGACGGCAAGGCCGTGATTACCTGCAGTGTTCCCGTTTTGTGAAACGGTCATCTGTGAGGTTCATTTGTGGTTTTGTAAATACAGTGCTGGGCTGGGATTGTGCATCCACTTGGAAAGCACGTTGCTTGTAAAGATCCTCCTGCCCAAAACCGCTAACTTGTCAAGAAACCTCAGTTTACTGTAACTCCACGCGTGTACAGCTGGGTGATGTGCGGCTTTGCATTCTCTTCAGTGATGAGGAATCTGAACAATGCGCAGGACAACTGGGAGGTGGAGAAAGTGACCAGCGAGCTGAAGATTCATGCTTTAGAGGAGGAGCTGGGGAAAGTGCAGCTGGAATGTCGACGGCTGCAGGAAAAATGCGTAATGGTAGGTGTCACGTGGAGAGGTCACATAAGTACAGTGCACAATGCTGCGTTTTACATGTATTCAGAGACACATTCGAAACTCAAATGAAAAGATGCACCATTTGCAGTCattgaacattttcattaatttgGATCTTATTTGTTCACGGTGTGTAATATTCCATTGTGCCAACATGTAAGTAAAgcatacattttttatcattaGAAATTCATGAGGAGTTTTAAGGGTTCGGCAAAACCATACACATTTCAACAAATTTACTTCCAGGTTAAGTTTTACTTATCAAATGCAAGTAAACGCAGGGACaacattacaatgacaaaaaaagtacTCATCttaatttcaaataaacaaagctaataaaagaagaaaataaattagCAATATAATTTATTACAAGAAACAGTCTTGTAACAGTCAAGTGTAAGCGTTATAAATTTACAAGAGAAAGGTaagtaatgaatgaatgataaaaaaaatacgtaACAATTTACATGCAGATGGGGTGGGGGGAGTAGAACAGCCAGATATAATAAAGCATATTGTTTTGGATTATTATGTTTTTACGAAGCAGaaacactgagcacagcacctcGACAAGTAGAAGTTGCACATGAAAAGGACCAACCTTCAGGAAGGTTTATATTACTTCCACATTCTGTGCATGTACAGCCCAGTGTATGAAATACCGGTTTTGCCACTTTGCCATAACTTGTACTGTCACGTTTCGGGGTTTTCCTTTCACAAAGCGAGTGTTAcgggcacaactttttttttttgtttgtttttaaaggtGCTTTTTTGTGAACTTGTCACATGACTGTTagagattaaattttttttttctgaagaaatGACAATGTATACTTTAGGAATTAAACATGTATGTAACAAACATGGTTATGTGTGGTATTTCTCTTAATGCATAATGTTTATCATAAATATCTCAGTATTTCATCTGGTCTCATTTTTCTTATTCCTTCACTGAACAGCATAGCCCTGGAAAGGCTGTTTCTGACGGTGAACGGATGCAGGATGGTTTGTCAGACGACAGGTGAGTGAATAGTGACACACGAAACCTGATGTAATGGAATCTACTGAGTTCTGTCATATGTGGTGTAATGTTGGTTCTGCAGTTAAGTGAGAGGGGGAATGTCACCATGGGCATGTGTACTGTAAAACACCGTAAAGTGTGAATCTAAGACTTTGAAAATGGATTGATGTATTGATAAGTCAACCTGCATGGACCACAGCATTTCCACTAGAGGGCATCCTAAAGccacttttaaattaaaatgaaagatgatgagagtgaagtgatttgtcattgtgatacacagcaacacagcacacgatgcacacagtgaaatgtgtcctctccatttaacccattacccttggttagtagttggcagccatgacaggtgcccggggagcagtgtgtggggacgggattcgaaccggcaaccttctgattacggggtcggcttccttaaccgctaggccaccactgcccattaatTAATGAATCAAGTCCTGCCAATGATgaataatgtaaatgaacaaaagTAAGACATTTGATaatttgtaaatgtaagtgtataAGCTTGATCAGTGAATGTTTAcatatgtttttgtttgtttatttattttattgaaatgctCTGTAGTTAACAGGAAATGAACTACTACACTAAAAATTCTGTGTTATAGGGAGGCATCTGTTATGAAGTCTTATGGAGACCTCTGCAGCGAGATGGCCCATCTGCTCACAGTGGcaaagttacagaaaaacctGTTGAGGAAACTCCGAGACAAACCAATTCCTTCAGTAAACAGAAGAGGTGAGCGGATGTAACACCAAGCATGAAGCCACACCTGAATTTAGTGAATGTTTCGTGAAATATAACATAACTGTAGGATTTGCTGAGAGCGAAAattaacaaatatatatgtgtaaacaaacaaacattggGGTTTCTGAATGGACAAGACTGTGTGGCTAAATTTTAAATAGTGTTTGAACACAGCGTATAGAGCCCAATGTGTTGTGAAGTCACCATTAACATATTTAATTCCCCTTTAGCATCAGAACATTAACAGGCATTATGAGCCAGTAAGTAATCTTCAGATTTTCTTCTGATACTTCTCCATTTTCTTGACAGCTCTTATTTCTCAGTAAAATGTCTTAATTGGCTGTGTTTCTCAGGGCTCACGCACTAGCATTTACTCTTTTGGGAATTTCATCGTCTTGTATTCAAGAATGAATggagatattttttttcagggttCTTAAACAATTTTTATGACTCTTCCGaattactctaaggcaaattttcatgaccaaatgTGAAGAATTTACGAGAAACTTGTTAAACTAAACAAATGACAACTTAAacgacagtgtttcttcctccaagtttgtgCTGGAATTTgaaagcatctcatgaagtcttacgggaactatgtccttcattacacattaatgtgtcaa
This genomic stretch from Denticeps clupeoides chromosome 5, fDenClu1.1, whole genome shotgun sequence harbors:
- the azi2 gene encoding 5-azacytidine-induced protein 2 is translated as MEPLVVDDDICILKHETAYGAAESPVSVCAGDESVASHFALVTAYEDIKKRLRDTERENMLLRKRVKQLEDKLFRHEAPPSEGPQYVNKAFSAYRGIYIEKEDLQMELNKVKKEKSESEKHLNEQLQTKELEILQLRSELETSQVMRNLNNAQDNWEVEKVTSELKIHALEEELGKVQLECRRLQEKCVMHSPGKAVSDGERMQDGLSDDREASVMKSYGDLCSEMAHLLTVAKLQKNLLRKLRDKPIPSVNRRAASTVPVQCLDDVEKNQTVRVTVPRPPSAPPIPSSSGRSAPPVSPPVLEGLREDCWQGPCPIPRPAPLGSPAVTLPPPQRMGSLDDSSWSFPSPPRPNDVLFWEGTQPKSPNADWAQQY